In a single window of the Paenibacillus sp. MMS20-IR301 genome:
- a CDS encoding sugar ABC transporter permease, whose translation MITLNSRSRYVWAYLMITPTLLGTLIFWGWPVLQSILLGFQRSENFGLVNHWVGLDNYVKLFNDGEFWQNLRNTLTYVVLFVPVTLVLSTLFAVLLNTKIKGLSVYRVIFFLPQVTMPAAAAMVWVVLFAKDFGLINHILGTKVAWLSNPHYAMLVLVIVGVWGAIGLNMLLILAGLQGIPKSLYEAAEIDGAKRFNKFRYITVPMLTPTLFFTSIILLIGATQIFDSIYLIIGKTNVALPAVRSLVYAYYQNTFVYFNPNYGAAIINILLFINIILTGIQFALQKKWVIYD comes from the coding sequence GTGATCACTTTGAATTCCAGAAGCAGATATGTGTGGGCTTATCTCATGATCACGCCGACTCTCCTGGGCACATTGATTTTCTGGGGCTGGCCGGTTCTCCAGTCCATTCTGCTGGGGTTCCAGCGGTCGGAGAATTTCGGGCTTGTAAATCATTGGGTTGGACTTGATAACTACGTGAAGTTATTTAATGACGGGGAGTTCTGGCAGAATCTGCGCAATACTCTAACTTATGTAGTCTTGTTTGTACCGGTGACGCTGGTTCTGTCTACGCTGTTTGCCGTACTGCTGAATACGAAGATCAAGGGTTTATCCGTATACCGTGTCATCTTCTTCCTGCCACAGGTCACGATGCCGGCAGCGGCAGCGATGGTGTGGGTCGTCCTGTTCGCCAAGGATTTCGGGCTGATTAACCACATCCTGGGGACCAAGGTAGCCTGGCTGTCCAATCCGCATTATGCGATGCTGGTGCTGGTGATCGTCGGGGTGTGGGGAGCGATTGGTCTTAACATGCTGCTGATTCTTGCAGGCCTGCAGGGAATTCCGAAATCCCTCTATGAAGCTGCGGAGATTGACGGCGCCAAGCGGTTTAACAAGTTCCGCTATATTACTGTGCCTATGCTGACACCGACGCTTTTTTTCACCAGTATCATTCTGTTAATCGGGGCCACGCAAATCTTCGACTCCATCTATCTCATTATCGGCAAAACCAATGTAGCGCTCCCGGCGGTCCGCTCTCTTGTCTATGCGTACTACCAGAATACCTTCGTGTACTTTAATCCGAACTATGGTGCCGCGATTATTAATATATTGCTGTTCATCAATATTATCTTAACCGGAATCCAATTCGCGCTGCAAAAAAAATGGGTCATCTACGACTGA
- a CDS encoding response regulator transcription factor: protein MAHIVVVEDEQPISDLITMNLKLVGHTYSKAYSGTEAAALLEREQADLILLDVMLPGLDGFQLMEQISPRQIPVILITAKNALSDRIRGFELGAEDYIIKPFEILELLARINVVLRRNEQAAPAFTCDTVEVRFAERQVRVDRQPVELTAREFELLEVLIRNRNIALSRDKLLELAWGYDYAGDTRTVDVHIRQLRKKLGWEERIKTVFKLGYRLEVQV from the coding sequence ATGGCCCATATAGTAGTAGTTGAAGATGAACAGCCGATCAGCGATTTGATTACGATGAACCTCAAGCTGGTCGGGCATACGTATTCCAAGGCGTATTCCGGGACAGAGGCAGCCGCCCTGCTGGAACGGGAGCAGGCGGATCTGATTCTGCTCGATGTGATGCTGCCCGGTCTGGACGGCTTCCAATTGATGGAGCAGATCTCCCCCAGGCAGATTCCCGTCATTCTGATTACAGCGAAGAATGCACTTTCCGACCGCATCAGGGGCTTCGAGCTGGGTGCGGAGGATTATATTATCAAGCCCTTTGAAATACTGGAGCTGCTCGCCCGCATCAACGTGGTCCTGCGCAGGAACGAGCAGGCGGCTCCGGCCTTTACCTGCGATACGGTGGAGGTCCGGTTCGCCGAACGCCAGGTCCGGGTGGACCGGCAGCCGGTGGAATTGACCGCCAGGGAATTTGAGCTGCTGGAAGTTCTTATACGGAACCGGAACATTGCCTTATCACGGGACAAGCTGCTGGAGCTCGCCTGGGGGTATGACTATGCCGGCGATACCCGTACGGTAGATGTTCACATCCGTCAGCTGCGCAAGAAGCTGGGCTGGGAAGAACGGATCAAGACGGTATTCAAGCTGGGCTACCGGCTGGAAGTTCAGGTCTAG
- a CDS encoding SIS domain-containing protein, which translates to MSLTYSEIKQQYTALQQTYDYMLSKREEIISFIQAKSITSVTFAGCGSSYCLSQSAAFSARLRAGIPAMALAGGDLMLNPERYGRLLENTLLVAPSRSGSTSEVVQAIQLLNNNHKAVTTLAISCVTDSPLSGKAGLALELPWAFDSSVCQTRTVTNLYTANLLLTAFLGGDESLIADIGKAIKQGEAYMARVEDSIRRAADFGWTHTVVLADGELQGLASEGAIALTEIAKVQAHSYHLLDVRHGPMVTVGADTLVIAAVTGNGTEHQRNLLRDLKGRGATVIAFAGHAGAAEAAAEHADLTITSDNELDPAAAGIPFIFIPQIVALTSAARQGINPDQPDGLVAWVEL; encoded by the coding sequence ATGAGCTTGACTTACAGCGAAATTAAGCAGCAATATACAGCCTTACAGCAGACCTATGACTACATGCTCTCTAAAAGAGAAGAGATTATCTCCTTCATTCAAGCAAAATCTATTACTTCCGTTACCTTCGCCGGCTGCGGATCAAGCTACTGCTTGAGCCAATCCGCCGCATTCTCTGCCCGGCTGCGTGCAGGAATTCCGGCAATGGCTTTAGCCGGCGGCGATCTTATGCTGAACCCGGAGCGTTACGGGCGTCTGCTGGAGAACACGCTGCTCGTCGCCCCGTCCCGTTCCGGCAGTACAAGTGAAGTCGTGCAGGCGATACAATTGCTGAACAATAATCATAAAGCTGTCACCACGCTGGCAATCTCCTGTGTAACGGATTCTCCGCTTTCCGGCAAGGCCGGTCTGGCGCTGGAGCTGCCTTGGGCCTTCGACAGCAGTGTCTGCCAGACCCGTACTGTAACCAATCTGTACACAGCCAATCTGCTGCTGACCGCCTTCCTTGGGGGCGATGAGAGCTTAATTGCTGACATCGGCAAGGCCATTAAACAAGGCGAAGCCTATATGGCACGGGTGGAGGACAGCATCCGCCGGGCGGCTGATTTCGGGTGGACCCATACGGTTGTGCTTGCAGACGGAGAGCTTCAGGGCCTCGCTTCCGAAGGCGCTATTGCCTTGACGGAAATTGCCAAGGTACAGGCCCATTCCTATCACCTGCTGGATGTCCGCCATGGTCCGATGGTAACTGTCGGGGCGGATACGCTGGTTATCGCTGCAGTCACCGGGAACGGCACGGAACATCAGCGCAACCTGCTGCGCGATCTCAAAGGCAGAGGGGCAACCGTCATCGCCTTCGCCGGCCATGCCGGTGCAGCTGAGGCGGCAGCAGAGCATGCCGACCTGACAATCACATCTGACAACGAATTGGATCCTGCCGCAGCAGGCATACCGTTTATCTTCATTCCGCAAATCGTTGCCCTGACCAGCGCTGCGCGTCAAGGCATCAACCCCGATCAGCCTGACGGCCTGGTGGCCTGGGTTGAACTGTAG
- a CDS encoding carbohydrate ABC transporter permease yields MQTASARKINSIIHLILIISAIAMLVPFIWMVLTSLKTTTEATQIPIRYFPDTPSLRGYTEAIRQSAFPHYYMNTILTAIMKTVFPVIFSSMAAYAFARLRFPGSSFLFALIISVMMVPNPVFYTPQYMMMSDLGLVNTVTALWITSLISPFATFLLRQFFLGISKELEEASVLDGCNPFQIYWHIMLPLVKSALVAIVIIQLQWAWNELQWPLIINSSPEKMTLSSGIATLVSMFGTDYPVLMAGAFMAVVPMIVLFFIFQKQFIEGIAFSAHKG; encoded by the coding sequence ATGCAGACTGCATCGGCGAGGAAAATCAACTCTATTATTCATCTCATACTTATTATCAGTGCGATTGCGATGCTTGTTCCATTCATCTGGATGGTGCTGACTTCGCTGAAGACGACGACGGAAGCTACGCAGATTCCGATCCGTTATTTTCCGGACACCCCCAGCTTAAGAGGCTACACGGAGGCGATCAGGCAATCGGCTTTTCCGCATTATTACATGAACACTATACTTACCGCGATTATGAAAACCGTATTTCCGGTGATCTTCAGCTCGATGGCAGCGTATGCCTTTGCCCGCTTGAGATTTCCGGGAAGCTCCTTCCTGTTTGCCTTGATTATCTCGGTCATGATGGTGCCGAATCCGGTATTCTACACTCCGCAATATATGATGATGAGCGATCTGGGCCTGGTGAATACAGTGACTGCGCTGTGGATTACCTCGCTGATCAGCCCGTTTGCGACCTTTCTGCTAAGGCAGTTTTTCCTCGGCATCTCCAAGGAGCTTGAGGAAGCTTCTGTGCTGGACGGCTGCAATCCCTTCCAGATTTACTGGCATATCATGCTTCCTTTGGTGAAATCCGCACTCGTGGCCATCGTCATTATTCAGCTGCAATGGGCCTGGAATGAACTGCAGTGGCCGCTCATTATTAACAGCTCACCGGAGAAAATGACCCTTTCCTCGGGGATCGCCACGCTGGTCTCCATGTTCGGGACAGATTATCCCGTGCTGATGGCCGGCGCCTTCATGGCGGTAGTTCCGATGATTGTCCTTTTCTTTATTTTCCAGAAACAGTTTATTGAAGGCATTGCCTTCAGTGCACATAAAGGCTAA
- a CDS encoding HAMP domain-containing sensor histidine kinase: MRFWHKILLAVLVLFIAALDVSVIMVMKKSWQLNMDSETRRASSEQLLIANNIYENLESIRTRGLTLTPALLVNVVQSYGGHYRKQGIELELRENGQLIYPADSGGSGSLAGHSISLSMPLPAPYEYLELAYSRDISGLYTQQQELNRFFVMINWIAGPVLALLLYLLIRHLTRPLKLLAETARTIAGGDYSNRVVLSARDEFGELAVHFNRMASVVEQRITDLSDMAEEKQRMVDNLAHELRTPLTSMQGFAELLTSANIGQEDQIKAGHYIWSETVRLKNLAFKLLDLSVLRHQPLVQAEVEVAGLFEAVLQTVEHELAESGIRLAADSSISAVRGDGDLLASFLVNLLDNAIHASGPGSLISLLAYQQNGEAVLEVRDSGRGMTPEQSRQAFEPFYRADPARSRVYGNAGLGLSLCRQIAEAHEARVELESVLGQGTSIRLYLSNTAITADFTTS; the protein is encoded by the coding sequence ATGCGGTTCTGGCATAAGATATTGCTGGCCGTGCTCGTGCTCTTCATTGCCGCCCTCGATGTAAGTGTAATTATGGTGATGAAAAAAAGCTGGCAGCTGAACATGGACAGCGAAACCAGGCGCGCCTCCAGCGAGCAGCTGCTGATTGCCAATAATATCTATGAGAATCTGGAATCGATCCGGACGCGGGGACTTACGCTCACCCCTGCCTTGCTGGTCAATGTGGTGCAGTCGTATGGCGGGCATTACCGTAAGCAAGGAATTGAGCTGGAGCTGCGGGAGAACGGGCAGCTGATCTACCCGGCAGACAGCGGGGGGAGCGGAAGTCTGGCGGGACACAGCATCTCATTATCCATGCCTCTGCCGGCACCTTACGAATATCTGGAGCTGGCTTACAGCCGCGACATCAGCGGGCTGTATACCCAGCAGCAGGAGCTGAACCGCTTCTTCGTAATGATTAACTGGATTGCGGGGCCGGTGCTGGCCCTGCTGCTCTATCTCCTGATCCGTCATCTGACGCGGCCGCTCAAGCTGCTGGCGGAAACGGCCCGGACCATTGCCGGAGGCGATTATTCGAACCGGGTGGTGCTGTCTGCCCGGGATGAATTCGGGGAGCTGGCAGTCCATTTTAACCGGATGGCTTCGGTGGTGGAGCAGCGGATTACGGATCTCTCCGACATGGCGGAGGAGAAGCAGCGGATGGTCGATAATCTGGCCCATGAGCTGCGCACCCCGCTGACCAGCATGCAGGGCTTTGCGGAATTACTTACCTCGGCGAACATCGGCCAGGAGGACCAGATCAAGGCGGGGCACTACATTTGGAGTGAGACAGTCCGGCTGAAGAATCTGGCTTTTAAGCTGCTGGATTTGTCTGTCCTCCGGCATCAGCCGCTGGTTCAGGCGGAGGTAGAGGTTGCCGGGCTGTTCGAAGCGGTATTGCAGACGGTGGAGCACGAATTAGCAGAGAGCGGAATCCGGCTTGCGGCAGACAGTTCCATCTCCGCTGTGCGGGGTGATGGTGATCTGCTGGCCTCCTTCCTGGTGAATCTGCTCGATAATGCTATCCATGCTTCGGGGCCGGGCAGTCTGATCTCCTTGCTGGCTTATCAGCAGAACGGGGAAGCCGTGCTTGAGGTGCGCGACAGCGGACGCGGGATGACGCCGGAGCAGAGCCGGCAGGCCTTCGAGCCGTTCTACCGGGCAGACCCGGCCCGCTCACGGGTTTACGGGAATGCGGGGCTGGGCCTCTCCTTATGCCGGCAGATCGCCGAGGCACATGAGGCCAGAGTGGAGCTGGAATCGGTGCTGGGCCAAGGGACAAGCATCCGGCTTTATTTAAGCAATACGGCTATTACGGCGGATTTTACAACTTCATAA
- a CDS encoding histidine kinase yields MMMSRFSIFTKLIATLFILLIPILLLFAVSNRTSREVLTEEIIKVKQYQIETFANQLDQLFFRLDTYKKMLYESTDVRNLAYPDLLDDVLDKYRTNRTVSEEINRLAGYGDWKAVIAVLYPRTGIVIKSSSSLNALPKELPVQDTFWQYYSDANEDYFLGILSYPEKSAESGEAHMRVVLKFGVAELRRALSEFKSNGSGDPFLYHPGAEPIYNYSVNVNQIEEFLPRLGEIGGSGESGYLLVNSDHKRFQVHYQKLESLGWYLVDYVPISHIMAPISRNQTMFYVISGMLLFMGGYLAFVMYRNIQIPFCRLFKNMNLIEKGIYSVRMTDKPEGEYRLLYEKFNSMASQIEELIEDVYKEQLRSKDATLKQLQSQINPHFLYNTLAYIKSMIELNEDKAAVSMTMNLSRYYRYTTKTGNKMAALKEELDLIHFYLEIHCMLRDDFEFGIEVDPQMEILEIPRLIIQPLVENVILHSFNNYSGYGMIQIRVWREGGMNHVSVEDSGTDMDYVILESIRMKVYSASEEIDSGLKNVHQRLRLTYGGDSGLLLSKSELGGLCAELCWSSKEGEYLS; encoded by the coding sequence ATGATGATGAGCAGATTCAGCATTTTCACCAAACTGATAGCCACGCTGTTCATTCTGCTGATCCCGATTCTGCTGCTGTTTGCGGTGTCGAACCGGACCAGCAGGGAGGTGCTGACGGAGGAGATTATCAAGGTCAAGCAGTACCAGATTGAGACGTTTGCGAATCAGCTGGACCAGTTATTTTTCCGGCTGGATACTTATAAGAAGATGCTGTATGAAAGTACGGATGTACGGAATCTGGCCTATCCTGATCTGCTGGATGATGTGCTGGATAAATACAGAACGAACCGGACCGTCTCGGAAGAGATTAACCGGCTGGCCGGCTACGGCGACTGGAAAGCGGTGATAGCCGTGCTCTACCCGCGTACCGGAATTGTCATCAAAAGCAGCTCCAGCCTGAATGCGCTCCCGAAGGAGCTGCCTGTACAGGATACGTTCTGGCAGTATTATTCGGATGCGAATGAGGATTATTTCCTCGGCATCCTGTCCTATCCCGAGAAGTCCGCGGAATCCGGCGAAGCGCATATGCGGGTAGTGCTTAAATTCGGCGTGGCGGAGCTGCGGAGAGCTCTATCCGAATTCAAAAGTAACGGCTCAGGGGACCCTTTCCTCTACCATCCGGGGGCGGAGCCTATCTATAATTATTCGGTGAATGTGAATCAGATCGAAGAGTTTCTGCCCCGGCTGGGGGAAATCGGCGGCTCCGGGGAAAGCGGATATCTGCTGGTGAATTCAGATCATAAGCGGTTTCAGGTCCATTATCAGAAGCTGGAATCCCTGGGCTGGTATCTGGTTGATTATGTGCCGATCAGTCATATTATGGCGCCGATCAGCCGGAACCAGACGATGTTCTATGTTATCAGCGGCATGCTGCTGTTCATGGGCGGGTATCTTGCTTTTGTGATGTACCGGAATATTCAGATTCCGTTCTGCAGGCTGTTCAAGAATATGAATCTGATTGAGAAGGGGATTTACTCTGTTAGAATGACGGACAAGCCCGAAGGGGAGTACCGCTTGCTGTATGAGAAATTCAACTCCATGGCCTCACAGATTGAAGAGCTGATTGAGGATGTGTATAAGGAGCAGCTCCGGTCCAAGGACGCAACACTGAAGCAGCTGCAGTCGCAGATCAACCCGCATTTTTTGTACAACACGCTTGCCTATATTAAAAGTATGATTGAGCTGAACGAAGATAAGGCTGCTGTATCGATGACGATGAATTTGAGCAGATATTACCGGTATACGACGAAGACGGGGAACAAGATGGCGGCGCTGAAGGAAGAGCTGGACCTGATCCATTTCTACCTGGAGATTCACTGCATGCTGCGCGATGATTTCGAATTCGGGATTGAGGTTGACCCGCAGATGGAGATTCTGGAGATTCCCCGCTTAATCATTCAGCCGCTTGTCGAGAATGTGATTCTTCATTCCTTCAACAATTATTCCGGCTACGGCATGATACAGATCCGGGTGTGGAGAGAGGGCGGCATGAACCATGTATCGGTTGAGGACAGCGGGACAGATATGGATTATGTGATCCTTGAATCGATCCGCATGAAGGTCTACTCAGCCAGTGAAGAAATTGACTCCGGACTGAAAAATGTCCATCAGCGCCTGCGCCTGACCTACGGCGGGGATTCAGGTCTCTTGCTCAGCAAGTCGGAGCTTGGAGGGCTGTGTGCAGAGTTATGCTGGAGCAGTAAGGAAGGTGAGTATTTGAGCTGA
- a CDS encoding ABC transporter substrate-binding protein, with the protein MRKPAVTLMITIFFLTITCILYSEYFRPEASGTQGAQNAEAAEKPAGDAPQPFVTLKVIMPGDLSQRMGDFVGNELNERLKRELNMKLELTYIPWSNYQQKLELALSTGENYDLFWYGAPFVTVYKSYIQPLDGLLEKYGPDLIRHIPEENFKQNVIGGQLWAIPSQAFTSAGKFSSVMVRQDLLEQAGMSEIATFADLELFYEKMHAMDPSYYGYLETDRGHEMLWRELSGRNYSALDERLLFMVDEDTGEILSYVESDLYKQVAHLRESWVQKGIIDKNLVGNPAAKIDQENAGKLLFRVGAVSRAMENLQTVRNANPKARLREYYLAKEKPKYITTPSNEAFMITAAAANPERAMMFMNWILQSRENYNFIIYGVEGKDYELEDGKIRQLTNDQLMYEWMWRNKDYFIAPASVEDEIISDMLKNDENSRISKLFGFHFNEESVKNELAQVMAVYKEKFEPINFGLAGYEEYYPDAIADLKKAGFDTVFTELKRQFAEFAAGRRAAEPGQ; encoded by the coding sequence ATGAGGAAGCCGGCGGTCACATTGATGATAACCATCTTTTTCCTGACTATAACCTGCATACTGTACAGCGAGTATTTCCGCCCGGAAGCATCCGGGACGCAAGGGGCGCAGAATGCGGAAGCCGCGGAGAAGCCGGCGGGAGATGCGCCGCAGCCCTTTGTCACCCTGAAGGTAATTATGCCCGGTGATCTGTCCCAGCGGATGGGCGATTTCGTCGGGAATGAATTGAATGAACGGCTGAAGCGGGAGCTGAATATGAAGCTGGAGCTGACCTATATCCCGTGGTCCAATTATCAGCAGAAGCTGGAGCTGGCCTTATCCACCGGGGAGAATTATGATCTGTTCTGGTACGGCGCGCCCTTTGTCACTGTCTATAAAAGCTATATCCAGCCGCTGGACGGGCTGCTGGAGAAATACGGGCCGGATCTGATCAGGCATATCCCTGAAGAAAACTTCAAGCAGAACGTCATCGGCGGCCAGCTGTGGGCAATCCCGTCCCAGGCCTTCACATCGGCGGGCAAGTTCTCCTCCGTGATGGTCCGCCAGGATCTGCTGGAGCAGGCCGGTATGTCGGAGATTGCTACGTTCGCTGATCTGGAGCTGTTTTATGAGAAGATGCATGCCATGGATCCAAGCTACTATGGTTATCTGGAGACGGACCGCGGGCATGAAATGCTCTGGCGGGAGCTCTCGGGCCGCAACTACTCCGCGCTGGATGAACGGCTGCTGTTCATGGTGGACGAGGATACCGGGGAAATTCTGAGTTATGTAGAATCTGATTTATACAAGCAAGTAGCCCATCTGCGTGAGTCATGGGTGCAAAAGGGGATTATTGACAAGAATCTGGTAGGCAATCCCGCTGCGAAGATCGATCAGGAGAATGCAGGCAAGCTGCTGTTCCGGGTAGGTGCGGTCTCAAGAGCAATGGAGAATCTGCAGACGGTGCGCAACGCTAATCCCAAAGCGAGGCTGCGGGAATATTATCTGGCCAAGGAGAAACCGAAGTACATTACGACCCCAAGCAATGAAGCATTCATGATTACGGCCGCTGCAGCGAATCCGGAGCGCGCGATGATGTTTATGAACTGGATTTTGCAGAGCAGAGAGAATTATAACTTTATTATTTACGGTGTTGAGGGCAAGGATTATGAACTGGAGGACGGCAAAATCAGACAGCTGACCAACGACCAGCTGATGTATGAATGGATGTGGCGGAATAAGGATTATTTCATCGCACCGGCCAGTGTGGAGGATGAAATTATCAGTGACATGCTGAAGAATGACGAGAACTCCCGCATCTCCAAGCTGTTCGGATTCCACTTCAACGAGGAGTCTGTCAAGAATGAGCTTGCGCAGGTGATGGCTGTCTATAAAGAGAAGTTTGAGCCGATCAATTTTGGTCTGGCGGGCTATGAGGAATATTACCCGGATGCGATTGCGGATCTGAAGAAGGCCGGGTTTGATACCGTGTTCACTGAGCTAAAGAGGCAGTTCGCGGAATTCGCGGCCGGACGCCGGGCGGCTGAACCCGGGCAATGA
- a CDS encoding response regulator: MYQILIVDDHTHLVDSLAIGLPWEQMGITNVYKAYSGEEALELLNYHSVDIVVTDIHMNGMSGLELIARINEKWKNTKAVIITGYDEFQYAKEAIQQQVSEYLLKPVSNEELEQTLRSLIVKITEEGNQLLNQNKFAYRFRESLPKLREMLLLDLISGKKYPQSVLQDKNQLYGLPFTADKESILLCMRVEEDYTSTDLYSLSLIEYAMFNIVEEVLSDAFHVMYCKDSHDYLVFLVQSKGEAFSTKAGSAVIEDRARLSQHQIKLYLKSKVSLVISDWGGFPRDILSMYHAARSVYTDYIGYQTESFFHVTEKKEAPEIQPLAELYRPRTFMELIDLEQWPGFESKLNLIFSELEGAGGGAREYGIEIYVTLLQAYSYYLHKKGKRIFEVFGRDMEKMLKLDASWSDEPLKEWAFASFVQLKAFSDTRSDNIRMDLMERIRRFIQGHIQEITLQAVADHVNLHPVYVSNLFKQESGENFMNYVLRLRMEKAVQLLKHKDMKISQIAHEIGYQKPQYFIKLFKAQYGMTPQEFKNSM; the protein is encoded by the coding sequence ATGTACCAGATTTTAATTGTAGATGATCATACCCACCTGGTAGACAGCCTGGCCATTGGACTTCCGTGGGAGCAGATGGGGATTACCAATGTCTATAAAGCCTATTCCGGCGAGGAAGCGCTGGAGCTGCTGAACTACCATTCCGTTGATATTGTGGTGACCGATATTCATATGAACGGAATGAGCGGACTTGAATTAATTGCCCGGATCAATGAGAAATGGAAAAATACGAAGGCGGTCATTATCACTGGCTATGATGAATTCCAGTATGCCAAGGAAGCCATCCAGCAGCAGGTGAGCGAATATCTGCTCAAGCCGGTCTCGAACGAGGAGCTGGAGCAGACCCTGCGGAGTCTGATTGTTAAGATTACAGAGGAAGGCAACCAATTATTGAACCAGAACAAGTTTGCCTACCGTTTCCGGGAAAGTCTGCCTAAATTACGGGAAATGCTCTTGCTTGACCTGATCTCCGGCAAAAAATACCCCCAGTCGGTGCTGCAGGATAAAAATCAGCTGTACGGGCTGCCCTTCACTGCGGATAAGGAATCCATCCTCTTATGCATGAGAGTGGAGGAGGACTATACCAGTACCGATCTGTACAGCCTCTCTTTGATCGAATATGCCATGTTCAACATTGTGGAGGAAGTGCTCTCGGATGCTTTTCACGTGATGTACTGCAAGGACTCGCATGATTACCTGGTCTTCCTGGTGCAGTCTAAGGGGGAAGCCTTCTCTACCAAAGCCGGTTCTGCGGTCATTGAGGACCGGGCCAGACTCTCCCAGCATCAGATCAAGCTGTATCTGAAATCCAAGGTGTCCCTGGTTATCAGCGACTGGGGCGGGTTCCCCCGGGACATCCTGTCCATGTACCATGCTGCACGATCGGTTTATACGGATTATATCGGCTATCAGACGGAGAGCTTTTTCCATGTGACCGAGAAGAAGGAAGCCCCCGAAATCCAGCCGCTGGCCGAGCTGTACCGTCCCCGGACGTTCATGGAGCTGATTGATCTTGAGCAGTGGCCCGGGTTCGAGAGTAAGCTGAACCTGATCTTCAGTGAGCTTGAAGGGGCGGGCGGCGGAGCGCGTGAATACGGGATCGAAATCTATGTTACCCTGCTGCAGGCGTATTCCTACTATTTGCACAAGAAGGGCAAGCGGATCTTCGAGGTGTTCGGAAGGGATATGGAGAAGATGCTGAAGCTGGATGCCAGCTGGAGTGATGAGCCGTTAAAAGAGTGGGCGTTCGCCAGCTTCGTTCAGCTCAAGGCCTTCAGCGACACCCGCTCGGACAACATCCGCATGGACCTGATGGAACGGATCCGCCGGTTCATCCAGGGCCATATCCAGGAGATTACGCTGCAGGCGGTGGCGGATCATGTGAACCTGCATCCCGTATATGTCTCCAACCTGTTCAAACAGGAGAGCGGCGAGAACTTCATGAACTATGTGCTCCGCTTACGGATGGAGAAAGCCGTCCAGCTGCTGAAGCATAAGGATATGAAGATCAGCCAGATTGCCCATGAAATCGGCTACCAGAAGCCGCAGTATTTCATCAAGCTGTTCAAGGCGCAGTATGGAATGACTCCGCAGGAATTCAAGAACAGCATGTAA